From the genome of Argentina anserina chromosome 4, drPotAnse1.1, whole genome shotgun sequence, one region includes:
- the LOC126791491 gene encoding uncharacterized protein LOC126791491, with product MEGDQNQNHHKKFVCKFCSRRFQCGKSLGGHIRTHLNKKPTTREKEHEFEEDEFARVTRTAKLSSLDSGPDGQSVYRLRENPKKTWRFADHKVPSFHQSQLEKVCKECGKGFSSLKALCGHMACHSDKERKLVEIEEFSETSEKQKLVMDSQSDTETSSTPTKQRRVSKRLKESNFEVHGGCSSGSGVEQEQQEVAISLMMLSRDSGYKGALNSFGDSSDNNSVILEGKSSSIDMRISTKRDLSYAAKVNDVIDLKRAREKMLKYEEVTVSDNSDSGYYIHEPKKVESDVSVDGFVRNGEFKKYRAEFASGFGGYESNDVKSGRGFGINTEMVKDLPLEEAYEQDDSGSVKYALRKSTKNGFHRPFTSGSSSVEVYKNVKMNSKYECLTCNKTFHSHRALGGHRASHTKSYGYSESIMYESGENSIDSDESPIPTPQSKLVLEGNKPYKGKPQVNQDLGAKKNAGSKRSRGHECPFCFKVFKSGQALGGHKRSHFVGGCEVKTVVLGQEHQQEEDEEEEDLELEEPENEADIPTLFDLNLPAPMEEEANGNFEYMSW from the coding sequence ATGGAGGGGGATCAAAACCAGAACCATCACAAGAAATTCGTGTGCAAGTTTTGCAGCAGGAGATTCCAATGTGGGAAGTCACTTGGTGGTCACATCAGGACCCATTTGAACAAGAAACCAACAACACGAGAAAAAGAACACgagtttgaagaagatgagttTGCTAGAGTTACTAGGACTGCAAAGCTTTCGTCTTTGGATTCCGGGCCCGATGGCCAGTCCGTTTATCGTCTCAGGGAGAATCCCAAGAAGACTTGGAGGTTTGCGGATCACAAAGTTCCGAGCTTTCATCAATCCCAGCTGGAGAAAGTTTGCAAAGAATGTGGGAAAGGTTTTTCATCGCTGAAAGCTTTGTGTGGTCACATGGCTTGTCACTCGGACAAGGAGAGAAAGCTTGTAGAGATTGAAGAGTTTTCTGAGACTAGTGAGAAGCAGAAGCTGGTGATGGATAGTCAGTCTGATACTGAGACCTCATCAACTCCAACAAAGCAGAGAAGGGTGTCAAAGAGGTTGAAGGAGAGCAACTTTGAAGTTCATGGTGGTTGTTCATCTGGTTCTGGAGTTGAGCAAGAACAGCAGGAAGTGGCTATTAGTTTGATGATGTTGTCTCGTGATTCCGGTTATAAAGGGGCTTTGAATTCGTTTGGTGACTCTTCTGATAACAATTCAGTGATTCTGGAGGGTAAGTCATCTTCTATTGATATGAGAATTAGTACTAAGAGAGATCTGAGTTATGCTGCTAAAGTAAATGATGTTATAGACTTGAAGAGAGCAAGAGAGAAAATGTTGAAGTATGAGGAGGTTACTGTTTCTGACAATTCTGATTCTGGATACTATATACATGAACCCAAGAAGGTTGAATCAGATGTTTCTGTAGATGGGTTTGTGAGGAATGGTGAGTTCAAGAAGTACAGAGCTGAATTCGCATCCGGGTTTGGCGGCTATGAGTCCAATGATGTTAAGTCAGGAAGGGGTTTTGGCATCAATACTGAAATGGTGAAGGATTTACCACTAGAAGAAGCTTATGAACAAGACGATAGTGGTTCTGTAAAGTATGCACTGCGAAAATCCACCAAGAATGGTTTTCACAGACCATTTACTAGTGGCTCTTCAAGTGTTGAAGTCTACAAGAATGTTAAAATGAACAGCAAATATGAGTGCTTGACTTGTAACAAGACCTTCCATTCTCATAGAGCTCTTGGGGGTCATAGAGCAAGTCATACAAAGAGCTATGGCTACTCTGAGTCTATTATGTATGAGAGTGGAGAAAACAGCATAGACAGTGACGAGTCTCCTATTCCAACACCTCAGAGTAAGCTTGTTCTTGAGGGCAATAAGCCTTACAAAGGCAAACCCCAAGTTAACCAGGACTTGGGAGCAAAGAAGAATGCAGGCTCTAAGAGAAGCAGGGGGCATGAATGCCCATTCTGCTTCAAAGTTTTCAAGTCAGGCCAAGCTTTAGGTGGTCACAAAAGGTCCCATTTTGTTGGAGGCTGCGAAGTTAAAACTGTGGTACTTGGACAAGAGCATCAGCAGGAGGaggacgaagaagaagaagaccttGAACTTGAAGAACCTGAAAATGAGGCTGATATCCCTACTCTATTTGACTTGAACCTTCCAGCTCCTATGGAGGAAGAAGCAAATGGGAATTTTGAGTACATGTCATGGTAA
- the LOC126791942 gene encoding beta-glucosidase 40, producing the protein MGWHGCIALFIAFQVIIGCSSQSPEINRGSFPKGFVFGTASSAFQYEGAVKEDGRGPSVWDVFSHTFGKITDFSNADVAVDQYHLYDGDVQLMKDMGLDAYRFSISWSRIFPNGTGEINQAGVDHYNKLINSLLAQGIEPYVTLYHWDLPQALEDRYTGWLDAQIIKDFAVYAETCFQKFGDRVKHWITFNEPHTFAVQGYDVGLQAPGRCSILGHLVCRAGNSATEPYIVAHNVILSHATVANIYRRKYKSKQRGSIGASFDVIWYRSATNSTADIEATQRAQDFQLGWFLDPFIFGDYPFSMRSRVGSRLPTFSKSESTLIKGSLDFVGINHYTTFYASNDASAVIGLLNDTLSDSGAITLPFKNGKPIGDKANSIWLYIVPEGMRSLMNYIKKKYGNPTVIITENGMDDPNSPFISLKDALKDEKRINYHRDYLSNLLASIKDDGCNVKGYFAWSLLDNWEWAAGYSSRFGLYFIDYKDKLKRYPKDSVQWFKNFLTPT; encoded by the exons ATGGGGTGGCATGGATGCATTGCTTTGTTTATTGCTTTTCAGGTGATTATTGGGTGTTCATCACAGTCTCCAGAGATTAACAGGGGCAGCTTTCCAAAGGGATTTGTGTTTGGGACTGCTTCTTCTGCCTTCCAG TATGAAGGCGCAGTAAAAGAGGATGGAAGGGGGCCTTCTGTATGGGACGTTTTTTCACACACTTTTG GTAAAATAACTGATTTCAGTAATGCAGATGTTGCTGTGGATCAGTATCACCTATATGAT GGAGATGTGCAACTTATGAAGGATATGGGATTGGATGCTTATAGGTTTTCGATATCCTGGTCTCGAATTTTCCCAA ATGGAACTGGTGAAATTAATCAGGCGGGGGTTGATCACTACAACAAGCTCATTAATTCATTGCTAGCCCAAG GAATTGAACCATACGTAACCCTCTACCACTGGGatcttcctcaagcattggaAGACAGATACACTGGGTGGCTTGATGCTCAAATCAT AAAGGACTTTGCAGTATACGCGGAGACATGCTTTCAGAAATTCGGTGACAGAGTGAAGCACTGGATCACATTCAACGAGCCGCACACATTTGCTGTACAAGGATATGATGTAGGCCTCCAGGCACCAGGAAGATGCTCTATCCTAGGCCACCTTGTCTGTAGGGCTGGAAACTCTGCAACTGAGCCTTACATAGTTGCTCACAATGTCATCCTTTCTCATGCTACTGTTGCCAACATTTACAGGAGAAAATACAAG TCAAAGCAACGAGGATCAATTGGGGCATCATTTGATGTTATTTGGTATCGATCAGCAACAAACTCTACAGCAGACATTGAAGCAACTCAAAGAGCCCAAGATTTTCAGCTTGGCTG GTTTCTCGACCCGTTTATCTTTGGGGATTATCCATTCTCTATGAGAAGTAGAGTTGGAAGCAGACTGCCTACATTTTCCAAATCTGAGTCTACTTTAATCAAGGGGTCATTGGATTTTGTGGGCATTAATCACTACACTACCTTCTATGCCAGTAACGATGCTTCTGCTGTAATCGGACTATTGAATGACACCCTATCAGATTCGGGTGCCATTACCCTTC CTTTCAAAAATGGGAAACCTATTGGAGACAAG GCAAATTCGATATGGTTATACATAGTGCCTGAGGGAATGAGGAGCTTAATGAACTACATCAAGAAAAAGTATGGCAATCCTACGGTCATTATCACTGAGAATG GCATGGATGACCCGAATAGCCCATTCATTTCCCTCAAGGATGCTCTAAAGGATGAGAAAAGGATCAATTACCACCGTGACTATTTGTCAAACTTGCTAGCTTCAATCAA AGATGATGGGTGCAATGTGAAGGGTTATTTTGCATGGTCTCTACTGGATAATTGGGAATGGGCTGCGGGATACAGTTCAAGATTTGGTCTATATTTCATCGACTATAAGGACAAGCTCAAAAGATACCCTAAGGACTCTGTTCAATGGTTCAAGAACTTCTTAACTCCTACTTGA
- the LOC126791168 gene encoding protein KTI12 homolog: MALVVICGQPCSGKSMAAACLAEALKESGSSHTVRVIDETSFHLDRNQSYANMPAEKNLRGVLRSEVDRSVSGDSIIIVDSLNSIKGYRYELWCLARAAGIRYCVLYCDADETHCKKWNEERSEKGEDAYNDKIFEDLVRRFETPDRRNRWDSPLFELWPHREGIVGSSAAILDAILYLTKKVDSKTRDVKTLQPTIATQNTRFSEANSLYELDRATQEVSNAIVEAQSQALGGPLNGVSVGQGLPPINISRPVGLPELRSLRRTFIKLTGQTSLSGRPPPSDADSAKRMFVDYLNRELANS, translated from the coding sequence ATGGCACTGGTTGTGATATGTGGGCAGCCCTGCAGTGGGAAGTCAATGGCTGCCGCCTGCCTAGCTGAGGCTCTGAAAGAATCAGGGTCGAGTCATACAGTCAGGGTTATTGACGAAACTTCGTTTCATCTTGACCGGAATCAGAGCTATGCCAATATGCCTGCGGAGAAGAACTTACGAGGGGTGCTGAGGTCTGAAGTTGATAGATCAGTGTCGGGAGATAGTATTATAATAGTGGATTCTTTGAATAGCATCAAGGGTTATAGGTATGAGCTTTGGTGTTTGGCTCGTGCTGCAGGGATAAGGTATTGTGTGTTGTATTGTGATGCTGATGAAACCCATTGTAAGAAGTGGAATGAGGAGCGTAGTGAGAAGGGAGAAGATGCCTATAATGATAAGATATTTGAGGATTTGGTAAGAAGATTTGAGACACCAGATAGAAGAAATCGGTGGGATTCTCCTTTGTTTGAGTTATGGCCACATAGAGAAGGTATAGTAGGATCTTCAGCTGCTATTTTAGATGCGATTTTGTATCTGACTAAGAAGGTGGACTCAAAGACACGCGATGTGAAAACATTGCAGCCAACTATTGCAACACAGAACACACGGTTTTCAGAGGCAAACTCTCTGTATGAGCTGGACCGAGCAACACAAGAGGTGTCCAATGCTATTGTGGAAGCACAATCACAGGCACTTGGAGGGCCTTTAAATGGAGTTTCTGTTGGTCAGGGGTTACCACCTATCAATATCTCTAGACCAGTAGGGCTTCCAGAGCTTCGAAGCTTACGCCGAACTTTCATAAAATTGACAGGGCAAACGAGTTTAAGTGGGCGACCGCCACCTTCAGATGCAGACAGCGCAAAGAGGATGTTTGTTGATTACTTGAACAGGGAACTGGCAAATTCATGA
- the LOC126791938 gene encoding UDP-glucose 6-dehydrogenase 2, with protein MVKICCIGAGYVGGPTMAVIALKCPDIEVAVVDISVPRISAWNSDTLPIYEPGLDDVVKQCRGKNLFFSTDVEKHVMEADIVFVSVNTPTKTQGLGAGKAADLTYWESAARMIADVSKSDKIVVEKSTVPVKTAEAIEKILTHNSKGINFQILSNPEFLAEGTAIQDLFNPDRVLIGGRETPAGEKAIQELKKVYARWVPEEQIICSNLWSAELSKLAANAFLAQRISSVNAMSALCEATGADVTQVAHAVGKDTRIGPKFLNASVGFGGSCFQKDILNLVYICECNGLPEVANYWKQVIKINDYQKSRFVNRVVSSMFNTVSSKKIAILGFAFKKDTGDTRETPAIDVCNGLLGDKALLSIYDPQVNEEQIQRDLAMKKFDWDHPIHLQPVSPTAVKQVSVVWDAYAATKDAHGICILTEWDEFKSLDYKKIYDQMQKPAFVFDGRNVVNAEKLRQIGFIVYSIGKPLDHWLKDMPAVA; from the coding sequence ATGGTGAAGATCTGTTGCATAGGAGCTGGATATGTCGGTGGGCCTACTATGGCTGTGATTGCCCTCAAGTGCCCAGATATTGAAGTAGCTGTTGTTGACATTTCTGTGCCACGGATCAGTGCCTGGAACAGTGATACTCTCCCCATATATGAGCCTGGCCTGGATGATGTGGTTAAACAGTGCAGAGGAAAGAACCTATTCTTCAGCACTGATGTTGAGAAACATGTTATGGAGGCAGACATTGTCTTTGTTTCAGTCAACACACCCACCAAGACCCAGGGTCTTGGTGCTGGAAAAGCAGCCGATCTTACGTACTGGGAGAGCGCTGCTCGAATGATTGCAGATGTATCAAAGTCTGACAAAATTGTTGTTGAGAAGTCAACTGTGCCGGTGAAAACAGCTGAGGCTATTGAAAAGATTCTGACTCACAACAGCAAAGGAATCAACTTCCAAATTCTCTCAAACCCCGAATTTCTTGCTGAGGGAACTGCAATCCAAGACCTTTTCAATCCTGACCGAGTCCTCATCGGAGGTAGGGAAACCCCAGCAGGTGAGAAGGCAATTCAAGAACTCAAGAAGGTTTATGCCCGTTGGGTTCCTGAAGAACAAATTATTTGCTCTAATTTGTGGTCTGCTGAGCTCTCAAAGCTTGCTGCCAATGCCTTCTTGGCACAGAGGATTTCTTCTGTCAATGCCATGTCAGCTCTATGTGAAGCAACTGGTGCAGATGTCACTCAAGTGGCACATGCTGTTGGCAAGGACACAAGAATTGGGCCGAAGTTTTTAAATGCCAGTGTTGGTTTTGGTGGATCTTGCTTCCAGAAGGATATCTTAAACTTGGTATATATCTGTGAGTGCAATGGCCTTCCTGAGGTCGCAAACTACTGGAAACAGGTCATTAAGATCAATGACTACCAGAAGTCCCGGTTTGTCAACCGAGTGGTTTCCTCAATGTTCAACACTGTCTCCAGTAAAAAGATTGCAATTCTAGGATTTGCCTTCAAGAAGGACACTGGTGACACCAGGGAGACCCCAGCCATTGATGTGTGTAATGGGCTGTTGGGTGATAAGGCCCTGTTGAGCATTTATGACCCTCAGGTAAATGAGGAGCAGATCCAGAGGGACCTTGCAATGAAGAAGTTCGATTGGGACCACCCCATTCATCTTCAACCTGTAAGCCCAACTGCTGTGAAGCAAGTTAGTGTAGTTTGGGATGCTTATGCAGCAACAAAGGATGCTCATGGCATTTGCATCCTGACCGAGTGGGATGAATTCAAAAGCCTTGACTACAAGAAAATTTATGATCAGATGCAGAAGCCTGCTTTTGTCTTTGATGGAAGAAATGTTGTCAACGCAGAGAAGCTGAGGCAAATTGGGTTCATTGTGTACTCCATTGGAAAGCCCCTCGACCACTGGCTCAAGGACATGCCTGCTGTTGCCTAA
- the LOC126791941 gene encoding NAC domain-containing protein 41-like — protein MLKEDFDVLKCTEVDNGKTQEELNLPKGYRFSPDDDELVLFYLFNKILGRPIPLTDVIKELDLYEHDPDQIPRGDYRHGTKGNEAYYFTNVEQIYSSEGKGTKRTTKGGYWKVTTEREQVTYGDDKVVVGFKTSMLFNKGHVPRRKLSSFVMHEYRVNPSIVPVGVLNDSIRAKIERFVVCKIVNKDVEILDMHQTYKMEPEMLDNEEDSESN, from the exons ATGTTGAAGGAAGATTTTGATGTGCTCAAGTGTACGGAAGTCGATAATGGGAAGACACAGGAAGAGCTGAATTTACCTAAGGGATATAGATTTTCTCCGGATGATGATGAATTAGTTCTGTTTTACTTGTTTAACAAAATTCTAGGTCGTCCAATCCCTTTAACTGATGTTATAAAAGAACTTGACCTGTATGAGCATGATCCGGATCAGATACCCCGAG GTGATTATAGACATGGTACCAAGGGCAATGAAGCATACTATTTCACTAATGTTGAACAGATTTACAGCAGTGAAGGGAAAGGCACTAAAAGAACTACAAAGGGTGGTTACTGGAAGGTAACTACTGAGAGAGAGCAGGTTACATATGGGGATGACAAAGTAGTTGTTGGGTTTAAAACTTCTATGTTATTCAATAAAGGACATGTGCCAAGAAGGAAGCTAAGTTCATTTGTCATGCATGAGTACAGAGTTAATCCCAGCATAGTTCCTGTTGGTGTGCTTAATGACAGCATAAGGGCAAAG ATTGAGCGATTTGTGGTGTGCAAAATTGTAAACAAGGATGTAGAGATTCTTGATATGCATCAGACATATAAAATGGAACCAGAGATGCTCGACAATGAAGAAGATAGTGAATCAAATTGA
- the LOC126791940 gene encoding uncharacterized protein LOC126791940, translated as MDDDEEAPPLAVEIDQPFSSGPTDVDDPVGVTVITGYLGSGKSTLVNHILNTQHGKKIAVILNEFGEEIGVERAMINEGDGGALVEEWVELANGCICCTVKHSLVQALEQLVERKERLDHILLETTGLANPAPLASVLWLDDQLEAAVKLDSIITVVDAKNLRFQLSENKSSSSFPEAYLQIAFADVVILNKVDLVSPEGSNEYLEELENEIHSINSLACIIRSVRSQVDLSKILDCRAYDAMHAAHLESLLEENRALSTRDLHDSGVRTLCIREQQKVDLEKVRLLLEEILWEKKYGMDVYRCKGVLSVHNSNQLHTLQAVREIYEIVPTRDWKQEDNQMNKIVFIGHNLNENVLTELFRSCVVC; from the exons ATGGACGACGATGAAGAAGCTCCACCTCTCGCTGTCGAAATCGACCAACCCTTTTCAAGTGGGCCCACCGACGTCGACGATCCCGTCGGTGTCACCGTCATCACCGGCTATCTGGGTTCAGGCAAATCCACT CTGGTTAATCATATATTGAACACCCAACATGGGAAGAAAATTGCTGTGATATTAAACGAGTTTGGTGAGGAAATTGGGGTTGAGAGGGCAATGATTAATGAAGGAGATGGTGGTGCTCTTGTGGAAGAGTGGGTTGAGTTGGCAAATGGGTGTATATGTTGTACTGTGAAGCACAGCTTGGTCCAAGCACTGGAGCAGCTTGtggagagaaaagaaag ACTTGATCATATATTGTTGGAGACTACTGGTTTGGCCAACCCTGCTCCGCTTGCTTCGGTTCTGTGGTTGGATGATCAGTTGGAAGCGGCTGTCAAGCTTGATTCGATTATTACT GTTGTGGATGCCAAGAACCTTCGTTTTCAACTCAGTGAGAATAAAAGTTCATCCTCATTTCCTGAAGCATATCTACAGATTGCATTTGCG GATGTTGTAATTCTTAACAAGGTTGATTTGGTTTCCCCAGAGGGTTCTAATGAATATCTGGAGGAACTTGAGAATGAGATACATAGTATTAATTCACTTGCTTGTATCATCCGTTCTGTTCGGAGTCAAGTCGACTTGTCTAAGATATTGGATTGTCGGGCCTATGATGCTATG CATGCTGCTCATTTAGAATCATTATTGGAAGAAAATCGTGCTTTATCTACCCGGGATCTCCACGATAGTGGTGTGCGAACCTTGTGCATTCGTGAGCAACAGAAGGTCGATCTTGAAAAG GTCCGTCTATTGCTCGAGGAGATTCTTTGGGAGAAGAAATATGGAATGGATGTGTATCGCTGCAAAGGGGTTTTGAGCGTCCACAATTcaaaccaattacatactttgcAG GCAGTGAGGGAAATATATGAGATCGTGCCAACTCGTGATTGGAAACAGGAAGATAATCAGATGAACAAGATAGTTTTTATAG GGCATAATTTAAACGAAAATGTTCTCACCGAGTTGTTTAGATCATGTGTAGTTTGTTGA
- the LOC126791937 gene encoding uncharacterized protein LOC126791937, giving the protein MGVKRPFDDVDFKELPYKHSRQLDCSDKSSPLSNVVSFYSAPEKPYVSGEDGDGLCKSQWLGPILEKYNVDKDSTALSEGCVKNATSAFVASFRGEEEAGSCGQGAYPPHAEYFEYEYPRRAFVPLNDDYSSLLDRSPRKQVPIGPNYQASIPSWSGHSKKLNQEDGGYINHHSLQLTTEYDVDEMLLGTTVIPMSDVHVSALECNKVGQGRKNCKCIDSGTYRCVQQHIIEARKELKRTLGNEKFVKLGFRDMGEEVVALRWSDKEEQAFHDVVYSNPASLGRKFWKHLSAVFPSRSERELVSYYFNVFMLRRRAVQNRSIILEIDSDDDEWHGSYWGANGGTVAEDDEDSVVDSVEDGQPVGPRGYSEEDDSDDDDSDGDDYVGYGEDGGMDHIRGESYRWKLVNEAKRDTISQNGEKIPGCYGEEFGYLDDSCVSFEFQPYMHDSCGRMDAEPAAGGLQGTGFKDDPTRNLHSQDDASSDVVGHGYLLEPCDAKVWDARIPTDPMKAIDLLPTWSMIEDIFD; this is encoded by the exons ATGGGAGTCAAGAGGCCTTTTGATGATGTGGATTTCAAGGAGCTTCCTTATAAGCATTCAAGGCAGCTTGATTGCAGTGACAAGTCTTCTCCATTGTCTAATGTTGTTTCTTTTTATAGTGCGCCCGAAAAACCATATGTTTCAG GTGAGGATGGGGATGGCCTTTGTAAATCTCAGTGGCTTGGGCCCATACTAGAAAAGTATAATGTTGATAAAGATTCAACAGCTCTCAGTGAAGGTTGTGTGAAGAATGCTACCTCTGCATTTGTAGCAAGTTTTCGTGGTGAAGAAGAAGCTGGTTCTTGTGGACAAGGTGCTTATCCTCCTCATGCAGAGTATTTTGAATATGAATACCCGAGGAGAGCATTTGTTCCTCTCAATGATGATTACTCTTCTTTATTGGATCGCTCTCCAAGAAAACAAGTTCCTATTGGGCCAAATTATCAAGCAAGTATTCCATCATGGAGTGGACACTCCAAAAAGTTGAATCAAGAAGATGGGGGTTATATCAACCACCACTCCTTACAGTTAACAACTGAGTATGACGTTGACGAAATGCTTTTGGGAACTACTGTTATTCCAATGTCTGACGTGCACGTGTCAGCTCTAGAGTGCAATAAGGTGGGACAGGGGCGGAAAAATTGTAAATGCATAGACTCAGGGACCTACAGGTGTGTTCAGCAGCATATCATAGAAGCGCGAAAAGAACTTAAAAGGACTCTTGGAAATGAAAAGTTTGTGAAGTTGGGTTTTCGTGACATGGGAGAGGAAGTAGTAGCACTAAGATGGAGTGATAAAGAAGAACAAGCTTTTCATGATGTTGTTTACTCCAATCCTGCATCATTGGGTAGAAAATTTTGGAAGCATTTGTCTGCGGTATTCCCTTCTCGAAGTGAAAGGGAACTAGTCAGCTATTACTTTAATGTGTTCATGCTTCGTAGGCGGGCTGTTCAAAACAGATCTATTATTTTAGAAATAgacagtgatgatgatgagtggCATGGAAGCTATTGGGGTGCCAATGGTGGTACGGTTgcagaagatgatgaagactCTGTTGTTGACTCTGTTGAGGATGGTCAACCAGTGGGCCCTAGAGGGTACTCTGAAGAAGAtgatagtgatgatgatgacagtGATGGTGATGATTATGTGGGATATGGTGAAGATGGTGGAATGGATCATATAAGAGGAGAATCATACAGGTGGAAATTGGTTAATGAGGCAAAAAGAGATACTATATCTCAGAATGGGGAGAAGATTCCTGGGTGTTATGGGGAGGAATTTGGTTATCTAGATGATtcatgtgtatcttttgagtTTCAGCCCTATATGCATGATTCTTGTGGTCGAATGGATGCTGAGCCTGCTGCTGGTGGTTTACAAGGCACTGGATTCAAGGATGATCCTACCCGAAACTTGCATAGCCAAGATGATGCATCTAGTGATGTAGTGGGTCATGGATATCTGTTGGAGCCTTGTGACGCCAAAGTTTGGGATGCTAGGATCCCAACGGATCCCATGAAAGCTATTGATCTTCTACCCACATGGAGCATGATTGAGGACATATTTGATTAA